The DNA region ATAAGGATAGcttcttttttcattttttttccctcaaggCTGCAGTAGCCTGTGCTATCCCCCGTTTAGCTCATCGGGTGGTAGTTGTGAAGACGGACTTGGAATGGGAATGAATGTTGAGCATGGACACGAATGCAATTTTTAGCCATCTGAGAGTGACCAAAATTCAGTGTGAATACCTTCATCTGAAGCTACAGAAACAGGGGCTAACTGAGGGCTTCCACCTGTTCCTGTAAGACAGGAGGTCTTGATGTTCTTGTGGTATATGGCAAACCACAACAGTTTCAAAGAGATTTCTGAGAAGTTTAACATTTCACAGTCAACAGCACACAAGGCTGTGACTGATGTCCATCAGCTCTTCGCTACTCTTGGGCCCCTCTTTATCTCCTGGCCAACTTCATGTGAGAAGAAAGCATCATCAGCTGCTTTCCACAGGCTGTGCGGTATCAATGGAATTATTGGAGCCATTGATGGGTGTCACATAAGAATCCAGAGGCCAAAGATCAGAGGAGGTGACTATATGAACGGGAAGTAATTTTATTGACATTTCACAGACATTTTTGTAGGTCCACCTGGAAGGGTGCATGATACAAGAATGCTGAGGGCCTCTTACTTGGAGTTAAAGTTCTACGGTTTCTACGGTTGGATCTAtggtttttgtcttttttccttCTGTATTTCATAAAGAATATTAAAATACTTTCACCAGTCTGATTCGCAATAGAGCCCTCCTTATTCCCGCAACCCTCATCCCTGACACACGGTGTCCCTGATTTCCAAAAAGGATTTCAAATTTAGATTCGACTGACCAAAGAACAGTTTTCCACTTAGCCACAGACCATTTTAAACGAGCTACTGGATCATGTTCAAATGTGGCTTCTTGAATGAgagagttttaactggcatccgCGGATGGTAGGACAAATTGTGTTAAATGACCATGTATTTTGGAAATATTCCTGAAGCCATTTAGTGATTTCCATTACATTtcctgtttgtgatgcagtgccGTGTAAAGACCCaaagatcacaaaaaggcctacaatGTGATCTACTTTGATTTCCAGAGGGCCTTTGTTGTTCCCCACAAACAGCTCTTGCTTACGCTCAAAGTTGAAGGGATTTttggaactgtagcagcttggattgaaaactggttaacagacaggaagcagcgagtagttattagaggctccctcctggagccgagaccttatcgtggtggaggggtttgtgtgccaggccagggggtggggctcgatggtgagcgcctggtggccaagcctgcacccatggggcctggtcgggcacagcctgaAGACAGCACGTAGGTCCCCCATCCAATGGGCCCTCCACCTGTAGggggggccaaaggggtcgggtgcagttcaagttgggcagtggccgaaggcggggaccttggcggtctgatcctcggctgcagaagctagctctagggacatggaatgtgactattgttcctaatttacattaatgatattgacattgatacatacagtaaactggttaaatttgcagatgacaccaaggtgggtggtgtagcagatagtgATCTAGCAGCACAAAagctacaatgggatcttgatttaattagtgactgggctgatacctggcaaatgaagtttaacatagataaatgtaaggtaatccatgtacggaccagaaatataaagtacagatatgttGATGCGTCCATATCCCACTCttaccagtgtggggaagcaattaaaaaggccaatgggatgttgggttacatctctaggtatgtggagtttaagtcaagggaggtgatgctaagattatataaTCTCTtgataagaccccacctagaatattgtgtgcaggtttggtcaccataccttaagaaggacattgctgccttagaaagggtgcaacatagggctacaagaatgattcctggtcttagaggaatgtcttatgaggagaggttagctgagctgaatctgtttatctTCGAACAAAGGAGAATAAGGGGAGACATGATCCAGctaccagggttcaagtctccgcctgggttacatgtgtgtggagtttacatgttctcctcatgtcgtcgtggggtttcctctgggtactctggtttccccccatagtccaaaaacatgctgaggctaattggagttgccaaattgcctgtaggtgtgcatgtgtgagtggatggtatgtgagtgtaccctccgatgggctgcccccccatcctgggttgttccctgcctcgtgcccattgcttctgggataggctccggaccccctgcgacccagtaggataagcggtttggaaaatggattgatggatggatgatccaggtatacaagattctaacaggtttggatgctgttcagcaaaatggttatttcaatattagtttaaatgctAGCACTCGTGGTAGTTatagtattttaaaatgaatttgagaaagcacttctttacacagcatgtaattagagtatggaatagtcctcctgctagtgtagcgcaagctaaaatccTAGGTTCCttcaaatcagagctagataactgagctattagttgagttctccccaaacaaggttgatgggccaaatggcctcctctcaattgtaaatttcttatgttcttatttgtCTACACAGTATTAGGGGGATTGTgatcctctgcccatctttacttctAAGAGACACTGCAGTTCtaagatgctctttttataccTTATCATGTTACTGACTTTTTGCCAATTGACCTAATTAGTTCCATATTGTTCCTCCAGCTTTTTATACCACTAACTTTTCCATCCTCTTTTTGCCCGTCCCAACTTTGACACgtgtcatgaaattcaaaatgagcCAGTATTTTTCATGAACTAGCATAATGTCTGTTTAAACATTTCATGTTTTTGAATAAAATATGAATTTGAGATTTCCAttacattgcattctgtttttatttacaatttgcgcAATGTCCCAGCTTTTTTGGAATTGGGGTTGTAAATGCCTTCCTTCAGACGAATAATGATCTGGCTTGCCGTGCATAAGTGCCATTGTAATAATCTGCCGTACCTCAAGCGCTGCTGCCTTTTAAAAGGTAAGGAAACAttctattctgattgatttATTGCTTGTTACGCCCAAAACACGCCTGAATAATTTAGAGAGCTAGGACAACCATTTTGTGCATAGCGCTGGCACAAAGTCTGGTTTTTCTGCCATCAAAATAGCGAAATGAATTTGAAAATGGTAGTTGCACTTTGCGCTTAACGCTTTGCATTAGATCATCAAAAACTATACTAGGGTGTGTTTCCAGAAGCCATCATAACCCTACTGTCACACCCACACGGGCGGGACAGGACAGCTGCAGGGAATTCTCTACTAATCGCTCCGCTACTTAAAGCGGATGTAACCTCGCTGTCATTGCGAAGTGTTGTTGTCATGTTACAGAACTCTGCCAAGCATGTCTCTGTCTTTTGTCTTCCCCGTTTTCCCTGCCTGCTGCGTCCTACCCTGTTGCCTCAACTGCCTTGTCTACCTGCCtgctcctgcctgcctgccctgtCCTATACTCCTGACCCGTCGTCCTCATTCCTCCCTCCCCGTTATTTCCTCGTCCTGTCCCTGCATGTAGGACTGACTTCACCGGCTACCGAACCTCGGCTTACGACTCGACCTCACTACTGGATCTCCCCTTTGGCTTTGTTTGCACCCGGCTCCCCTAATAAACCTCTGTTCTCCCGCATTTTGGGGTCCGCCTTCTCTCTGATCACCTGGCAGCACACCTACGTCCAATAAATTATAGGCAACAAGTTGTGACCTCAAGCATTCTATATTACATGTATTTGGGTTGTTGATGTCATCCTGGGTAATGCCTGATGTTCAAGATGCTGTATATTTCTTGATGTCAGTTTTACTTGGTACCTTTGTACATGTAAAGTTAGATTTTatggggattttaatatttcatatccCTTGTAAAATTTATTAAGACaatataataaattttatttggaaaatttgaGTATGTGTGTCTTTTTGTTCCCTTTTTAGAGAATTTTGATTATTTTCTTCATTATATTTAGTTTACTGAGCGTTGGCACAGCATGCATTTTACGTTAGgtgcagacgttgagttgacgtaacccagacattgaaagtaggttggcacatggtccccataatgtccgtgggacgttggttttacgttggccACAGGGAATTGCACACATTTGCTTATCACTACTTGGTTTACTGCACGTTGGGACAACGTGCTTTTGACGTTcgctgcagacgttgagttgacgtaaacccgatgtgcagatgcacgtccggccaacgtctgctaatgacgttgggccgacgttatgtccgacgttctaccaacgttgggccaacgttaaatgttagctgggaAGCTGTCATGGTTGTGGTATACTGTACATTCTGGACGTTGGCTGCACGTCTGGACAACGTCCGGGACTGACCTTGAGTTAGTCAATACCCGACGTTGTCAGGACATGAAGCCAACGAAGAAAAGGGATTGTTATGGAatcctttaaactttttctGTGGAGGTATAGGTTATACAGTTCATCCTGATCTGAAaagaaatctgtataaattcgatCTTGGACATAGAGCAAAGGTCTATGAGACGTTACACCGACGAAAAATTTGGACGACATCAAGTGTGTTTCATCGATTTAGAAAGAAAGGCAATTAGCCTATTAAAAGGCAGTTAGTgtatctaacaaacaataatatccaaaaatcttattttcattaTGTAGACCATTATGTTGGCCAGACGTTGTGTCGACGTCCGCTTTTGACCATGGACATAACGACCAACAGCCGACGTCGGCCCAACGAACCAATGCTAGCTGGGAAGTTCTACCTAAAGTTGCACCTTAACATTCCAACGTCGTTCCTAAAACCTTAGTCTTTAGTTCCATAAGGCATACTTTTGTAATGTTAGTCTGAGCCGCACTTAGCTGTCTTATTGCTGTGGTCAGCTTGTACAACTTGTGGGCCCCACTGTTCGGACCATACACCTCCGAAataactaatatgctaataagcaaTATGTACTGTAATACTTCAATGGTTGTGAGAGTGATTGGTGTGCAATGTATATTGTGACATCGCATTGGGCACATATGCAACACGTGAAAGCATGCAATGTAAAATTTTActgtaatttttaaataaagaaaagatgtcatttaaaataagacGTCGTTCAGAGTACTCTTTCACAACCAAACATCACTTACCTAAAAATGATAGATCTATATGATAAAATGAAACACTACTGTCTTTGTTAGGTTTTGTACTTGAACTTGAACTTTGTACTTGAATGTGCTGCGAATTGCCCTCAGAAACGTGGATTCATAATGAAAGATGGTGGTCTTCCCTgtcttttggtgttgctgagctcaccggtgTGGTGTGATCTTTCTTTTGTTAAAATGTGTTAAAAAAAGGGGGATTCCGAAATTGGATTAGATCATATAATCCAGTTTTAGTTTTGATCTTTAAAATTATGTAAAATTTTCCTTTTTATAATACACTAGAATGCccaaatgtataaatatacTGAGTATATGCTGGCCAACATTTATTAGTAGTGTTGGGATACCTTTGATCTAACAAATCAGAATCACCCTGATCACAGCAGAATGGTGTATTCAGGGTGGATTTCAAGgacaaaatgtaataaaactttAAAATTTGTATCatgtaatatacattatatagtatatacatttatttatatttatcacAATTATAGTGATAGAGTGAGGCGACCTACAGTATTAAACCTTTCAGGACACTAACGTTAAAGATAGGATTTTTGTCCCCATAAAACAATCCCCCCAAAACCCATCAACATCAAACTAAAATATCATGTAGTATGAGACCATGTAGACAATCTTGGCTTCCCTTCTCTGGCTTCCAGTGTACTTTCGGATCCGTTTTAAaattcttttatttgtgtttaagTGTTTAAATGGTCTTGCTCCAGCCTACTTGGCAGAATTGCTGCACCCATACGTTCCATCTCGCTGTCTTAGGTCCACGGACCAATTGCTTCTCCAAATTCCGAAAACCCGATGCAAACTTCAAGGCAATCGAGCTTTTTCAGTAGCTGCTCCGCAATTATGGAACGAGTTACCACTACACATTCGACAGGTGCCATCAGTGGATGTTTTTAAATCTCATGTAAAAACTAATTTTTACTCCCTGGCCTTCAACACAGTGTGAAGTGTTTAATTGGATGTCTTGTGTTCTTTATGTAGTTTTACTTTAGTAtcaccatttttatttttgttgttttgatttttattaGTATTATAAAACatcataatgtttttttttttttggcctgaATGACTCTTATGTTAGCTCTTTGTACAGCAATTGTTGTGTTAAAGTGCTCTATAAAGTCGTAAATGGACGAAGCTCACTTTGGTGCCAATTCGAAGGACTAGCCTAGCCAGACGGATTGACATATCATTTGTCTCGGATCACGTGCAATTCCTTTACAAAgtcaaaaaaaaactttattattattatttattattcttCCGTGAATTTCAGCAATTAATACCACTCGTACCATAGCATTCACCCTGGCAATCTATATATCAAAAGTGAGTCCTTTTATGGTGTGAGGTGTGCTATTACTTTTCTTTCCGTTACCATGGCGATGCTATTCATAATCAAACACACTAAAaatcccataggaatgcattgaAGGCTAACTTTTTACTAGCATTAGCCTATACCTAATTAACCATGTGAATAGTAATATGATGCatcttttttcattgcagtgagTAGCCCAATAAACAGAAGCAAAGCTCCTGCCTATTTTGGTCAAAGTTTTTCCAATCGGCCAGTGTTCATGCCACAGCAACAAGACTCGGTATTCAACCTCAGGCCTCATCACCCAACACCCCGTGACCACCATCTAACCCACACTCGTCTTTCATCCCTTGTTCTCTCCCATTGACTTCAATGCATTTCAGTCAGTTTTACTACTCGGCCAGTGTTCATACCACAACTATAACACTTGATACTCAACATCAACCTATATCACCCAACACCTTAATGACTACCATCTAACCCACACTCATCTTTcatccctcattctctcccatTGACTTCAATGCATTTCTCTCAAAGTTTTCCTATTCAGCCACTGTTTACACTGGTTACAAGACTCAATAATCATCCCTAGGCCTCATCACCCAACACCTAACAACACCTAGGCTACCTGAAGTACATATGTTCCTGTAAATTTATTGGAAAGACACAAGGAAAATTAAAGGAAATTAAGCATCTCTGCACAAGCAGTTTGTCTCACCAGTAAATCATTATGAATAATTTTCTACattatctttttatttttaatgtgtaGTGTTGGTCATATATATAACATCTACATGCAGTGTTTTGTACCATATAAAACAATGTTGATGTAGGTGCTCACAGACATGATTCATCTTTTAAAtagacatttatatttatattattttatattatttatccATTATAGTTTGCTGCTGTCTTATGAATACACTAATATATTATTACCTCAATTTAGGTAAAATACATTATGCATGTAATACTATGTGCGcagtgttgtttaataaaaaaaatatatttagcaCTCAATCCACATACTCAATTTTGTATTCAATTTTCAatgttttcttcattttttcttttaacCTGTCTGTGAACAGATGTGTTTGAAACGTATTACTTGTAGTTTATTACCGCTGCTTTCAATAAATGCAAATATTCTGCATACGCCTTAATAATAATGTTGTGGTATACTGGCAGTACAGGACCAAACTGATTTTGGTATTTGTTAAAGTCCCACAGAACATGCCTATGGGGACACTGGAGCACTGTGGCTTCACAGCTTTCCTCCCTCCCATTGTCTTCCCAGTAGACCCACAGTATGCCCACAGTTTGCCCAAATTATGCCCAATGTGCCGACAGTACACCCCATTGTGTTCCCAATGTGCCCACAGTACACCCCACAGTGTACCCACAATCTGTCCAAAGTATGCCCAATGTGCCCACAGTACTCCCCACAGTGTGCCCAATGTGCCCACAGTACACCCCACAGTGTGCCCACAGTTTACCCAAAGTACACCCCACAGTGTGCCCACAGTTTGCCCAAAGTACACCCCACAGTGTGCCCACAGTTTGCCCAAAGTATGCCCAATGTGCCCACAGTACACCCCACAGTGTGCCCAATGTGCCCACAGTACACCCCACAGTGTGCCCACAGTTTACCCAAAGTACACCCCACAGTGTGCCCACAGTTTACCCAAAGTACACCCCACAGTTTGCCCAAAGTATGCCCAATGTGCCCCCAGTACACTTCACAGTGTGGCCAATGTGCCCACAGTACACCCCACAATGTGCCCACAGTTTACCCAAAGTACACCCCACAGTGTGCCCAGTTTGCCCAAAGTATGCCCTATGTGCCGACAGTACACCCCACAGTGTGCCAAATGTGCCCACAGTACACCCCACAGTGTACCCACAGTTTACCCAAAGTATGCCCAATGTGCCGACAGTACACCCCATTGTGTTCCCAATGTGCCCATCAGTACACCCCACAGTGTACCCACAGTTTGCCCAAAGTATGCCCAATGTGCCCACAGTACACCCCACAGTGTGCCCAATGTGCCCACAGTACACCCCACAGTGTGCCCAATGTGCCCACAGTACACCCCACAGTGTGCCCACAGTTTACCCAAAGTACACCGCACAGTGTGCCCACAGTTTACCCAAAGTACACCCCACAGTGTGCCCACAGTTTGCCCAAAGTATGCCCAATGTGCCCATAGTACACTCCACAGTGTGCCCAATGTGCCCACAGTACACCCCACAGTGTGCCCACAGTTTGGCCAAAGTATGCCCTATGTGCCGGCAGTACACCCCACAGTGTGCCCAATGTACCCACAGTACACCCCACAGTGTGCCCACAGAGGAGCATCCAGCAGGCTAAAAAATGCAGGGCAAGTATGGGTAGGCCAGGCGTGTTAAGAGACATGCGGAGACATGTAACGGTCCCCAACCTTTTTTGCGGCATGAATcaatttcatgtaaaacaatattttcacgGACCAGTATAGAAACAACtagtggaagtaaaattggacattggcaGGCCCAGgaggggaggcatattgggtctgttatgtcttaggccttaggcaagaagagattgttttgaatccAGACATTAATAGTGATTAATAGTGATTCGATGTCATatgatcaatatctatatacatatctcaagtagagtctagaagccgagacagattccggtaaattgagcaagatgggtggattttaccttgctacccaggtgaaccaatagagcaggagaattgtgtttgttatacattTGAGCttggtttgttggtgttttgtgaacaatcaggacttagaagtccttattgggaattggtagttatggtttatcaactggtttctctgtgtgctctgtgtgacttggtaccaagtgccagagtgtgataggagcgctttgctggaattgctggaataaaagagatttttcaaactcaccaaactgagaggtccagacttttattctaagtgatTCTTTGTGTTATCAGAAAGGTCgatttataatttttctaccacaaacTAAAAACAAAGTGCATACAAATACAATTCACCTTCCCGCTGAATTAGTGGGAGCCCTAAGCTTGTTTCCTTCTTACGAGCCGGGTTGGGGGAGGGAGTGGGTATGTGTAACAAAGATAATGAGCTGCACAAGTTATAACGGACATTCACAAGTTATAATGGACGGACAAcagttataacggacttcaagggaccagGAAAAACGgaactacggccatgtggcgcatTTCTTTGAGTgtgatccggctcacaggatTCTCATTACTGAGGACccaagtggctggaccaggctaAGGGGAcacccacgtaacacctggctgtggcagTTGGATGGCCGTTTCCGGAGGGTAGGATTGGACTGTGTATCTGCCTGGGGGATCGCTGGCCGGGATCCCGAGGAGTTTTTCTGTGTGGTAGGTGTGGAAATGCGctgcatcagtgcatgctccccaacctgacctgagctTAATTTTAGTTGCTTTCGTGTGCTTTTgctttttattgattttctaatcagtttatatttttatttacaaatGTCTGGTGACAATCACAGAACATACAATCATTTCACCACTGAAATACATGTGATTGATATGCATGTTATAGACTGTGCCTGATTTTCTTACATGTAGGCTGGGGAGGAGCCAACAAAGTACTactaaaaggtttttttttattctgtaatAATGAAGGGTTTCTGGAAATGCATGAAGATCTCACTCGTTCTTTACTTACGTTGTTCGTTATCTTGTTTGTTATTCGCTAAGATCAAACATTTTCTGGAAAGACACCCCGTATGTTATTGCAGGGCTTTAAATAATGGACACTGGTTTTTCAGTATGATACAGACATTATTTTTGCCCACAATTCAATAAGAAAATTAGTAGTAtgcttaaaatattaatgagatacaTATCGTGActcccaaaagttagtaatctctATAAATTAAGCATATCCTTCTGCTTATTTAATTTCCTTAGCAGAGCACGTCACATGCAACTATTTTGATAAATCATGGAAGCGATGAACACTGAAGTCAAGGGATGGGAATTGGTAAAATTTTAATACCAATGCCATTATTGATTCTGCTTACTGATCCTGTTCTTTGTCGATTACCTTACTGATTTTTGACccaactttctataaggtaacAAGTACACCTACACAGCTTTTCAGCATCAACTGCTTTATTATCTGACATCCCAAACAGAATACTGCCTACAGGTCAGTGACTTTAGTGCAGTAAGACTACCAACTAGACAACTGTGACTATCATGTCTGAGTCTGTTTGTTGCATGTTAAATTATAATGCACCTTTTCTTAATCAGTCTTACAacaattttgaaaaaaatactGACAAATAACTCAGTTTCTTCCACTCTGCCATGATGACTTATTTATGGCAATACTAGACGCATGTGTATGACGTGGTTTATATGCAATCAATGCGAGCCCTGTTAATGTGCACAAAGGAGCTTTATCAAAAAAGCCATGAAAGGCTCCTGGTGGTCAGACGCCATCATTGCACCAGTATAAGTAAAATGTATTTACGAAAATAAAAGACCTTTTTACAGTTACTACTTTATTGTGATTATTAAGGGTAATAGGGTGTAGAAATTTATGTTTTATTCAGGAGTTGCCCCGGTTTGTCTAGGGCTCATAGGCGGCTGGACCCCTTCTCAACGTGCCCCCTCCACTTGTGGATTGGGGGACTCCCCTTGGCCACCAGCTGTCTCAGCAAGGCACTGGGCCTCAGGTGTGGGATGTCTGGATGTAACCGCTGGTAGTATTCCAACCTCCCTAGGACCTTTGGCAGCCCAACTTCCCCAGCATAGTACATGGGTCCCCCCGTGTGGGCTGGCCAGCCATAACCCAAGACATAGATGACATCCAGTGCTACAGGGTCCATGACAATGCCGTCCTCCAGCACACGAAAACCCTCGTTGATAAGAGCAAACAGGCAGCGTTCCAGCACCTCCTGCTGGCCTATGCTACGTGGCTGCAGCCCATGCACTCGGCGGTATTCTTCCAGGAAGGCGTGCATCCAGGGATCTGGGAATGCCACACGTCCCCCTGGGCCTTCATACAGGTACCAGCCGCGACCCGTCTTCTGGCCCAGACGACCTTTCTCACAGATGAGGTCAGCCAAGGGGCTATATCTGTACCCCTGCCGTGTCACCCGCCCTTGGGGCACTCCAGGA from Brienomyrus brachyistius isolate T26 chromosome 1, BBRACH_0.4, whole genome shotgun sequence includes:
- the LOC125740320 gene encoding uncharacterized protein LOC125740320 encodes the protein MPTVCPNYAQCADSTPHCVPNVPTVHPTVYPQSVQSMPNVPTVLPTVCPMCPQYTPQCAHSLPKVHPTVCPQFAQSTPHSVPTVCPKYAQCAHSTPHSVPNVPTVHPTVCPQFTQSTPHSVPTVYPKYTPQFAQSMPNVPPVHFTVWPMCPQYTPQCAHSLPKVHPTVCPVCPKYALCADSTPHSVPNVPTVHPTVYPQFTQSMPNVPTVHPIVFPMCPSVHPTVYPQFAQSMPNVPTVHPTVCPMCPQYTPQCAQCAHSTPHSVPTVYPKYTAQCAHSLPKVHPTVCPQFAQSMPNVPIVHSTVCPMCPQYTPQCAHSLAKVCPMCRQYTPQCAQCTHSTPHSVPTEEHPAG